Proteins encoded by one window of Modestobacter marinus:
- a CDS encoding MDR family MFS transporter: MTQTSDRATGAERQSARAAAAAPDDSGAFTHRQIMTILGGLLLGMFLAALDQTVVSTAIRTIADDLNGYDLQAWATTAFLITSTITTPLYGKLSDMYGRRPFYLFAIAVFVIGSMLCGLADSMYQLAVYRAIQGIGAGGLMSLALAIIADIVPPRERSKYQGYFMAVFGTSSVLGPVIGGFLAGQSSILGITGWRWIFYVNVPLGLLAFAVVFKVLHLPHTKREHRIDFPGALALITFLVPLLIVAEQGRTWGWASTGALVCYALSAVGFVLFVLAERAYRDDALLPLRMFANRTFAVSSLSSVVLGAGMFGGILLLPQYLQIVHGSSPTVAGLQMIPLVMGIMTGSIIAGQVIARTSVYKPFPLVGVVFIVTALVSLSFIVGADTSVWAMFPFMLLLGLGLGFNFQPVILAVQNAVSPREIGVATSSVTFFRQMGGTLGTAVFLSVLFTRLPTDIGSRVSDAAAADPALAPQLQAAAGNAADLSDTSFIQELPSAVALPFKAGFADSIDLVFLIAAGVVALGFFVLLFLPQLELRTQSGIQAQQAGAREVTDDPATATAHAAGVAAPTSVEPPVDDADRTDRRLDGDRVAAPAAGATGSAGGRHEAADPDGDQPEGGRHEATAGQPSGLASVPADHLPDGVRGRH, from the coding sequence ATGACCCAGACCAGCGACCGCGCCACCGGCGCCGAACGCCAGAGCGCCCGGGCCGCCGCGGCGGCGCCCGACGACTCCGGGGCGTTCACCCACCGCCAGATCATGACGATCCTGGGCGGCCTCCTGCTCGGCATGTTCCTCGCCGCGCTGGACCAGACCGTGGTCTCCACGGCGATCCGCACGATCGCCGACGACCTGAACGGCTACGACCTGCAGGCGTGGGCGACCACGGCCTTCCTGATCACCTCGACGATCACCACGCCGCTCTACGGCAAGCTGAGCGACATGTACGGCCGGCGGCCGTTCTACCTCTTCGCGATCGCCGTGTTCGTGATCGGCTCGATGCTCTGCGGCCTGGCCGACTCGATGTACCAGCTGGCCGTCTACCGGGCGATCCAGGGCATCGGTGCCGGTGGGCTGATGTCGCTGGCGCTGGCGATCATCGCCGACATCGTGCCGCCGCGGGAGCGCTCGAAGTACCAGGGCTACTTCATGGCCGTCTTCGGCACCTCCAGCGTGCTGGGCCCGGTCATCGGCGGGTTCCTCGCCGGCCAGTCCTCGATCCTGGGCATCACCGGCTGGCGCTGGATCTTCTACGTCAACGTGCCGCTGGGCCTCCTGGCGTTCGCCGTCGTCTTCAAGGTGCTGCACCTGCCGCACACCAAGCGCGAGCACCGGATCGACTTCCCCGGCGCGCTGGCGCTGATCACCTTCCTGGTGCCGCTGCTGATCGTCGCCGAGCAGGGCCGCACGTGGGGCTGGGCCAGCACCGGGGCGCTGGTCTGCTACGCCCTCTCCGCGGTCGGGTTCGTGCTCTTCGTGCTCGCCGAGCGGGCCTACCGGGACGACGCCCTGCTGCCGCTGCGGATGTTCGCCAACCGCACGTTCGCGGTGAGCAGCCTCAGCAGCGTGGTGCTCGGCGCCGGCATGTTCGGTGGCATCCTGCTGCTGCCCCAGTACCTGCAGATCGTGCACGGCTCCAGCCCCACGGTCGCCGGGCTGCAGATGATCCCGCTGGTCATGGGGATCATGACCGGCTCGATCATCGCCGGCCAGGTCATCGCTCGGACCAGCGTCTACAAGCCCTTCCCCCTGGTCGGCGTGGTCTTCATCGTGACCGCGCTGGTGTCCCTGTCGTTCATCGTCGGCGCGGACACCTCGGTCTGGGCGATGTTCCCCTTCATGCTGCTGCTGGGGCTGGGCCTGGGCTTCAACTTCCAGCCGGTCATCCTGGCGGTGCAGAACGCGGTGAGCCCGCGGGAGATCGGGGTCGCCACCTCCTCGGTGACGTTCTTCCGCCAGATGGGCGGCACGCTGGGGACGGCGGTCTTCCTGTCCGTGCTGTTCACCCGGCTGCCCACCGACATCGGCAGCCGGGTCTCCGACGCCGCGGCGGCCGACCCGGCGCTGGCCCCGCAGCTGCAGGCGGCGGCCGGCAACGCGGCCGACCTGTCGGACACCTCCTTCATCCAGGAGCTGCCCAGCGCCGTGGCCCTGCCGTTCAAGGCCGGGTTCGCCGACTCGATCGACCTGGTGTTCCTGATCGCCGCCGGCGTGGTCGCCCTCGGGTTCTTCGTGCTGCTCTTCCTGCCCCAGCTGGAGCTGCGCACCCAGTCCGGCATCCAGGCCCAGCAGGCCGGCGCCCGCGAGGTCACCGACGACCCGGCCACCGCGACGGCACACGCCGCGGGTGTCGCGGCACCGACGTCGGTGGAGCCGCCGGTCGACGACGCCGACCGCACCGACCGGCGTCTGGACGGCGACCGGGTCGCCGCACCGGCTGCCGGTGCAACGGGGTCGGCCGGCGGCCGGCACGAGGCCGCGGACCCGGACGGGGACCAGCCGGAGGGCGGCCGGCACGAGGCGACCGCCGGTCAGCCCAGCGGGCTGGCGAGCGTGCCCGCCGACCACCTGCCCGACGGGGTCCGCGGCCGGCACTGA
- a CDS encoding MarR family winged helix-turn-helix transcriptional regulator: protein MTDLAPDLDQGAALGDELARLMRVMHALKAQATDGSGPDARERAAHVLLFPLTRLGPLRQGALAEVVHADPSTVSRHVTLLVDQGLVRRVADERDGRASRLIVTPAGEAALERLREERNTHLAQATSGWTPAELDSFTAALQRFVQDLTDHLPTLGAPAGSARDDSEKKKDR, encoded by the coding sequence ATGACCGACCTCGCCCCAGACCTGGACCAGGGGGCCGCCCTGGGCGACGAGCTCGCCCGGCTGATGCGGGTGATGCACGCGCTCAAGGCCCAGGCCACCGACGGTTCCGGCCCGGACGCCCGGGAGCGGGCCGCCCACGTGCTGCTGTTCCCGCTGACCCGGCTGGGCCCGCTCCGCCAGGGCGCGCTCGCCGAGGTGGTCCACGCCGACCCCTCCACGGTCAGCCGGCACGTCACGCTGCTCGTCGACCAGGGGCTGGTCCGCCGGGTGGCCGACGAGCGCGACGGCCGGGCCAGCCGGCTCATCGTGACCCCCGCCGGCGAGGCCGCCCTGGAGCGGCTGCGCGAGGAGCGCAACACCCACCTGGCGCAGGCCACCTCCGGCTGGACCCCCGCCGAGCTGGACTCCTTCACCGCCGCCCTGCAGCGGTTCGTCCAGGACCTCACCGACCACCTCCCCACCCTGGGCGCCCCCGCTGGCAGCGCCAGGGACGACAGCGAGAAGAAGAAGGACCGATGA
- the hrpA gene encoding ATP-dependent RNA helicase HrpA — translation MTTPHDDLRSRLSALTLADEHRLRRRLDGTRRTKDPAARARQQEQIAADVATAEERIARRRAAVPVVSYPEELPVSQRREDIAAALRDSQVVVVAGETGSGKTTQLPKILLELGRGVRGRIGHTQPRRLAARTVAERIAEEIGSPLGETVGWKVRFTDEVGDRTLVKLMTDGVLLAEVQRDRMLRQYDTIIIDEAHERSLNIDFLLGYLARLLPRRPDLKLVITSATIDVDRIAKHFTGRAAPLDHQDGHSGGQGGAEVPVVEVSGRTYPVEVRYRPVIDPDDPEADPDRDQVSAIVDACAELVAEGPGDVLVFLAGEREIRDTAEALAGTTERNGTPIDVLPLYSRLSAADQHKVFQAHTGRRIVLATNVAETSLTVPGIKYVVDPGTARISRYSHRTKVQRLPIEPVSQASARQRSGRCGRTSEGIAIRLYTEEDFDARPEYTDPEILRTNLASVLLQMASLDLGDVADFPFIDPPDRRAVADGLALLEELAALDGAGKLTETGRALAALPLDPRIARMVVEADRRGVLEEVLVIAAGLTVQDVRERPAEHQQAADELHRRFADENSDFLALLNLWQYLAERAEELSGNQFRRTVKKEFLHYLRIREWQDLHGQLRSTARRLGMTTGTLAPAPDERGVTASLLAGLLSQVGMQAEPVKDRSGKPGRPGREYLGTRNTRFVIAPGTPLAKKPPRWVVAAELVETSRLFARTVARIDPEVVERLADHLVHRQYSEPRWDAKRGSVVATERVTLYGLPLVVGRRVQYGSIDPVVSRELFIRHALVQGEWTTHHRFWAENQAAIERVAELEERARRRDIRVDDETVFELYDARVPADVVSTRHFDRWWKEARRSRADLLTFTPEMLTNAAAAGQVQAEDYPDEVHLTQGLTLPLSYAFAPGAAEDGVTVDVPLGVLDTLAATSGESLAFTVPGQRAELVTELLRSLPKQLRRGLVPIPDRVREVLPHIEPTEPLLPALERELRRATSVVIPPDAWQPAEVPAHLRATFRVLDDQQRPLAQGKDLTALRAEVAPQARASLARAASTYERTGQTGWTFGDLPATVEVQRGGHVVTAFPALVDEGETVGVRVVATQAEATRLGWRGARRLLVLVAGAPVKQVVKGLGPRSRLALQFNPDGEIPDLVADCVDAAADELIAAAGGPPRTEAAFTALVASAREQLLPLTSDAVRRVEAVLTQAREVAIAIGAAPGRRVPEAAIADLRAQMGGLLHRGFVATAGRRRLPDLVRYLTAMAHRLEKLPANAARDELWTAQVAAVAAEYAQLRAASPPSGAPDDPVTRVRWMIEELRVGLFAQTVGTPRPISEQRVYKAIDAISA, via the coding sequence GTGACCACCCCGCACGACGACCTCCGGTCCCGGCTGTCCGCACTCACCCTCGCCGACGAGCACCGGCTCCGCCGGCGGCTCGACGGCACCCGGCGCACCAAGGACCCGGCCGCCCGCGCCCGCCAGCAGGAGCAGATCGCGGCGGACGTCGCCACCGCCGAGGAGCGCATCGCCCGCCGCCGCGCCGCCGTCCCGGTGGTCAGCTACCCGGAGGAGCTGCCGGTCAGCCAGCGCCGCGAGGACATCGCCGCCGCGCTGCGCGACTCCCAGGTGGTCGTGGTGGCCGGTGAGACCGGCTCGGGGAAGACCACCCAGCTGCCGAAGATCCTGCTCGAGCTGGGCCGCGGGGTGCGCGGCCGGATCGGCCACACCCAGCCGCGGCGGCTGGCCGCCCGCACGGTGGCCGAGCGGATCGCCGAGGAGATCGGCTCCCCGCTGGGCGAGACCGTCGGCTGGAAGGTCCGGTTCACCGACGAGGTCGGCGACCGCACGCTGGTCAAGCTGATGACCGACGGCGTCCTGCTGGCCGAGGTGCAGCGCGACCGGATGCTGCGCCAGTACGACACGATCATCATCGACGAGGCCCACGAGCGGAGCCTCAACATCGACTTCCTGCTGGGCTACCTCGCCCGGCTGCTGCCCCGCCGTCCGGACCTGAAGCTGGTCATCACCTCGGCGACCATCGACGTCGACCGGATCGCCAAGCACTTCACCGGCCGCGCCGCCCCCCTCGACCACCAAGATGGCCATTCTGGTGGTCAGGGCGGCGCGGAGGTGCCGGTCGTCGAGGTGAGCGGGCGGACCTATCCGGTCGAGGTCCGCTACCGGCCGGTCATCGACCCCGACGACCCGGAGGCCGACCCGGACCGCGACCAGGTCTCCGCGATCGTCGACGCCTGCGCCGAGCTGGTCGCCGAGGGGCCGGGCGACGTCCTGGTGTTCCTCGCCGGCGAGCGCGAGATCCGGGACACCGCCGAGGCGCTCGCCGGGACGACGGAGCGCAACGGCACGCCCATCGACGTCCTGCCGCTGTACTCCCGGCTGTCGGCCGCCGACCAGCACAAGGTCTTCCAGGCGCACACCGGACGGCGGATCGTGCTGGCCACCAACGTCGCCGAGACGTCGCTGACGGTGCCCGGCATCAAGTACGTCGTCGACCCGGGCACCGCGCGGATCTCCCGGTACAGCCATCGCACCAAGGTGCAGCGGCTGCCGATCGAGCCGGTCAGCCAGGCCTCGGCCCGGCAGCGCTCGGGCCGGTGCGGGCGCACCAGCGAGGGCATCGCGATCCGGCTGTACACCGAGGAGGACTTCGACGCCCGGCCGGAGTACACCGACCCGGAGATCCTGCGCACCAACCTCGCCTCGGTGCTGCTGCAGATGGCCTCGCTCGACCTCGGCGACGTCGCCGACTTCCCGTTCATCGACCCGCCGGACCGGCGCGCCGTCGCCGACGGCCTCGCGTTGCTGGAGGAGCTCGCCGCCCTGGACGGCGCGGGGAAGCTCACCGAGACCGGCCGGGCGCTGGCCGCGCTGCCGCTGGACCCGCGGATCGCCCGGATGGTCGTGGAGGCCGACCGGCGCGGGGTGCTGGAGGAGGTGCTGGTCATCGCCGCGGGCCTCACGGTGCAGGACGTCCGGGAGCGCCCGGCCGAGCACCAGCAGGCCGCCGACGAGCTGCACCGGCGCTTCGCCGACGAGAACTCCGACTTCCTCGCCCTGCTCAACCTCTGGCAGTACCTGGCGGAGCGGGCCGAGGAGCTGTCGGGCAACCAGTTCCGGCGCACGGTGAAGAAGGAGTTCCTGCACTACCTGCGGATCCGCGAGTGGCAGGACCTGCACGGCCAGCTGCGCAGCACCGCGCGCCGGCTGGGCATGACCACCGGCACGCTGGCCCCGGCCCCCGACGAGCGCGGGGTGACGGCGTCCCTGCTGGCCGGCCTGCTCTCCCAGGTCGGCATGCAGGCCGAGCCGGTGAAGGACCGCAGCGGCAAGCCGGGCCGGCCCGGCCGCGAGTACCTGGGCACCCGCAACACCCGGTTCGTGATCGCCCCGGGCACCCCGCTGGCGAAGAAGCCGCCGCGCTGGGTGGTCGCCGCCGAGCTGGTCGAGACCAGCCGGCTCTTCGCCCGCACGGTCGCCCGGATCGACCCCGAGGTGGTCGAGCGGCTGGCCGACCACCTGGTGCACCGGCAGTACAGCGAACCGCGGTGGGACGCCAAGCGCGGCTCGGTCGTCGCCACCGAGCGGGTCACGCTCTACGGCCTGCCGCTGGTGGTGGGCCGGCGGGTGCAGTACGGCTCGATCGACCCGGTCGTCTCCCGGGAGCTGTTCATCCGGCACGCCCTCGTGCAGGGCGAGTGGACGACGCACCACCGGTTCTGGGCGGAGAACCAGGCCGCGATCGAGCGGGTCGCCGAGCTCGAGGAGCGGGCCCGCCGGCGCGACATCCGGGTCGACGACGAGACGGTGTTCGAGCTCTACGACGCCCGGGTGCCCGCCGACGTCGTCTCCACCCGGCACTTCGACCGCTGGTGGAAGGAGGCCCGGCGGAGTCGTGCGGACCTGCTGACCTTCACCCCGGAAATGCTCACCAACGCCGCGGCCGCCGGCCAGGTGCAGGCCGAGGACTACCCGGACGAGGTGCACCTGACCCAGGGGCTGACCCTGCCGCTGTCCTACGCGTTCGCCCCCGGCGCGGCCGAGGACGGCGTCACCGTCGACGTCCCGCTGGGCGTGCTGGACACCCTGGCCGCGACGTCGGGGGAGTCACTGGCGTTCACCGTGCCCGGGCAGCGGGCCGAGCTGGTCACCGAGCTGCTGCGCTCGCTGCCCAAGCAGCTGCGCCGCGGCCTCGTGCCGATCCCCGACCGGGTGCGCGAGGTGCTGCCGCACATCGAGCCCACCGAGCCGTTGCTGCCGGCGCTGGAACGTGAGCTGCGCCGGGCGACCTCGGTCGTCATCCCGCCGGACGCCTGGCAGCCGGCCGAGGTGCCCGCCCACCTGCGGGCGACCTTCCGGGTGCTCGACGACCAGCAGCGCCCGCTGGCCCAGGGCAAGGACCTGACCGCGCTGCGGGCCGAGGTGGCACCGCAGGCCCGGGCGAGCCTGGCGCGGGCGGCCTCCACCTACGAGCGCACCGGCCAGACCGGCTGGACCTTCGGTGACCTGCCCGCGACGGTGGAGGTGCAGCGCGGCGGGCACGTCGTCACGGCCTTCCCGGCGCTGGTCGACGAGGGCGAGACGGTCGGCGTCCGGGTGGTGGCCACCCAGGCCGAAGCGACCCGGCTGGGCTGGCGCGGCGCGCGGCGGCTGCTGGTGCTGGTCGCCGGGGCGCCGGTCAAGCAGGTGGTCAAGGGGCTGGGCCCGCGCAGCCGGCTGGCGCTGCAGTTCAACCCGGACGGCGAGATCCCCGACCTGGTGGCCGACTGCGTGGACGCCGCCGCCGACGAGCTCATCGCCGCAGCCGGGGGACCGCCGCGCACCGAGGCCGCGTTCACCGCGCTGGTCGCCTCGGCGCGGGAGCAGTTGCTGCCGCTGACCTCCGACGCCGTCCGCCGGGTGGAGGCGGTGCTGACCCAGGCCCGCGAGGTCGCGATCGCCATCGGTGCCGCGCCGGGACGCCGGGTGCCGGAGGCGGCGATCGCCGACCTGCGCGCCCAGATGGGCGGGCTGCTGCACCGCGGGTTCGTCGCGACCGCCGGCCGTCGCCGGCTGCCGGACCTGGTGCGGTACCTGACCGCCATGGCCCACCGGCTGGAGAAGCTGCCGGCCAACGCCGCCCGCGACGAGCTGTGGACCGCGCAGGTGGCCGCGGTGGCGGCGGAGTACGCGCAGCTGCGTGCGGCGTCCCCGCCGTCCGGGGCGCCGGACGACCCGGTCACCCGGGTGCGCTGGATGATCGAGGAGCTGCGGGTGGGGCTGTTCGCGCAGACCGTCGGCACGCCCCGGCCGATCTCCGAGCAGCGGGTCTACAAGGCGATCGACGCGATCAGCGCCTGA
- a CDS encoding ATP-binding protein codes for MSPVSSFTASVDLPPQPSSVPLARRLVREVLATWQAPQDREDAELLVTELVANVVDHAGGDVLSLELSLAGPVLRVGVRDGSAVMPVIRELSLTEERGRGMRLVAAIAERWGCEAQGTGKRVWFELPPAGDRGARAAAGLPPGQGGDGPGDRDRQTKESSHE; via the coding sequence ATGAGCCCCGTGTCCTCCTTCACCGCGAGCGTCGACCTGCCGCCGCAGCCGAGCAGTGTCCCGCTGGCCCGGCGTCTGGTGCGGGAGGTGCTGGCGACCTGGCAGGCGCCGCAGGACCGGGAGGACGCCGAGCTGCTGGTCACCGAGCTGGTGGCCAACGTCGTCGACCACGCCGGTGGTGACGTTCTCTCGCTGGAGCTGAGCCTGGCCGGCCCCGTGCTGCGGGTCGGCGTGCGGGACGGCTCCGCGGTGATGCCGGTGATCCGGGAGCTGTCGCTCACCGAGGAGCGGGGCCGGGGGATGCGGCTGGTCGCGGCCATCGCGGAACGGTGGGGGTGCGAGGCGCAGGGCACCGGGAAGCGGGTGTGGTTCGAGCTCCCGCCCGCCGGGGACCGGGGTGCCCGGGCTGCCGCGGGTTTGCCGCCCGGGCAGGGCGGGGACGGTCCGGGGGACCGCGACCGTCAGACGAAGGAGTCGTCGCATGAGTGA
- a CDS encoding CynX/NimT family MFS transporter, with product MTDVAAPRVRSRGAVLLLVTAIVVVALNQRPAVVAVAPLLGELRADTGLSSALAGLLTALPVLCFGAFAPLAPRLARRIGLETAVAASLVLLAAGIALRLLPPVALLYAGSLVAGAAIAIANVLMPAYVKREFTRPGAVMGAYSASLNVGAAAAAGLTVPIGAALGAEWRVALASWLVLAVAALALWLPVAGVRGTRTTPPEASSWSLLRQPLARQVTAYLGLQSVQFYSFAAWLPTLLADAGVPVREGGLLLAASNVTGALGALLIPAAAGRMAAQRPLVVGVLAAYAVGLGGLLLAPASGTLLWVAVFGVAQGGGFALALTLIVLRSPSPLVAARLGGVAQCLGYLVASTGPVVLGALHDATSGWTWPLVLLIALLAPMVWAGWGAARDAVLDPAGTRTASRED from the coding sequence GTGACCGACGTCGCCGCACCGCGGGTCCGCTCGCGGGGCGCGGTGCTGCTGCTGGTCACGGCGATCGTCGTGGTCGCGCTCAACCAGCGACCGGCCGTGGTCGCGGTGGCCCCACTGCTGGGCGAGCTGCGGGCGGACACCGGCCTGAGCAGTGCGCTGGCCGGTCTGCTGACCGCGCTGCCGGTGCTCTGTTTCGGCGCGTTCGCCCCGCTCGCCCCCCGGCTGGCCCGCCGGATCGGCCTGGAGACGGCGGTGGCCGCCTCGCTCGTGCTGCTGGCCGCGGGCATCGCCCTGCGGCTGCTGCCCCCGGTCGCGCTCCTCTACGCCGGCAGCCTGGTGGCCGGCGCGGCGATCGCCATCGCGAACGTGCTGATGCCGGCCTACGTCAAACGGGAGTTCACCCGGCCCGGCGCGGTGATGGGCGCCTACTCCGCGTCGCTGAACGTCGGCGCGGCCGCCGCCGCGGGGCTCACCGTGCCGATCGGCGCGGCGCTGGGGGCGGAGTGGCGGGTGGCCCTCGCCTCCTGGCTGGTGCTGGCCGTGGCGGCGCTGGCGCTCTGGCTGCCGGTGGCCGGGGTCCGCGGCACCCGGACGACGCCGCCGGAGGCCAGCTCGTGGTCGCTGCTGCGGCAGCCGCTGGCCCGGCAGGTGACGGCCTACCTCGGCCTGCAGAGCGTGCAGTTCTACTCGTTCGCCGCGTGGTTGCCCACCCTGCTGGCCGACGCCGGGGTGCCGGTGCGGGAGGGCGGGCTGCTGCTGGCGGCCTCCAACGTCACCGGCGCGCTCGGGGCACTGCTGATCCCGGCCGCCGCCGGCCGGATGGCGGCCCAGCGGCCCCTGGTGGTCGGCGTCCTGGCCGCGTACGCCGTCGGGCTGGGCGGGCTGCTGCTCGCCCCGGCCAGCGGGACGCTGCTCTGGGTCGCGGTGTTCGGCGTCGCCCAGGGCGGCGGGTTCGCCCTGGCGCTGACGCTCATCGTGCTGCGCAGCCCGAGCCCGCTGGTGGCCGCCCGGCTGGGCGGGGTGGCCCAGTGCCTGGGATACCTGGTCGCCTCGACCGGCCCGGTGGTGCTGGGGGCCCTGCACGATGCGACGAGCGGGTGGACCTGGCCCCTGGTGCTGCTGATCGCGCTGCTGGCCCCGATGGTGTGGGCCGGCTGGGGTGCCGCGCGCGACGCCGTCCTGGACCCGGCAGGAACGAGGACGGCGTCGCGGGAGGACTAG
- a CDS encoding sulfate adenylyltransferase subunit 1 — translation MTSAEAPTPHVDHQAAVAELVNTRRDILRIATAGSVDDGKSTLIGRLLYDSKAVFEDQYAAIERASRGDYVDLALLTDGLRAEREQGITIDVAYRYFSTPRRTFILADTPGHVQYTRNMVTGASTADLAIVLVDARKGMVEQSRRHAFLASLLRVPHLVVAVNKMDLVDWSEDVFEGIRDEFTAFATKLEVPDLTVVPISALQGDNVVTRSTHMPWYEGTSLLHHLEHVHVASDRNLVDTRFPVQYVIRPQSDAFHDYRGYAGRVGAGVLRPGDEVQVLPSGLTTTITAIDGPDGPVEAAFPPMSVTVRLADDLDVSRGDMICRPHNAPHVTQDLDALVCWMADAPLTPRMRLAVKHTTRTVRAMVKELQYRLDVNTLHRETDATGLGLNDIGRVRLRTTQPLFVDDYHRNRVTGRFILIDEATNATVGAGMLTPAG, via the coding sequence ATGACCTCCGCCGAGGCCCCCACCCCGCACGTCGACCACCAGGCCGCGGTCGCCGAGCTGGTGAACACCCGCCGGGACATCCTGCGGATCGCCACCGCCGGCTCGGTCGACGACGGCAAGAGCACGCTGATCGGCCGGCTGCTGTACGACAGCAAGGCCGTGTTCGAGGACCAGTACGCGGCGATCGAGCGGGCCAGCCGCGGCGACTACGTCGACCTCGCGCTGCTCACCGACGGGCTGCGCGCCGAGCGCGAGCAGGGCATCACGATCGACGTCGCCTACCGGTACTTCAGCACCCCGCGGCGCACGTTCATCCTCGCCGACACCCCCGGGCACGTGCAGTACACCCGCAACATGGTCACCGGCGCCTCGACCGCCGACCTGGCGATCGTGCTGGTCGACGCCCGCAAGGGGATGGTCGAGCAGAGCCGCCGGCACGCCTTCCTCGCCTCCCTGCTGCGGGTGCCGCACCTGGTGGTCGCGGTGAACAAGATGGACCTGGTCGACTGGTCCGAGGACGTCTTCGAGGGCATCCGCGACGAGTTCACCGCCTTCGCCACCAAGCTCGAGGTGCCCGACCTCACGGTCGTCCCGATCTCCGCGCTGCAGGGCGACAACGTGGTGACCCGGTCGACGCACATGCCCTGGTACGAGGGCACCTCGCTGTTGCACCACCTGGAGCACGTGCACGTGGCCAGCGACCGGAACCTCGTCGACACCCGGTTCCCGGTCCAGTACGTGATCCGGCCGCAGTCCGACGCCTTCCACGACTACCGCGGCTACGCCGGCCGGGTCGGCGCCGGCGTGCTGCGCCCCGGCGACGAGGTGCAGGTGCTGCCCAGCGGGCTGACCACCACGATCACCGCGATCGACGGTCCGGACGGCCCGGTGGAGGCGGCCTTCCCGCCGATGTCGGTGACCGTGCGGCTGGCCGACGACCTGGACGTCTCCCGCGGCGACATGATCTGCCGCCCGCACAACGCCCCGCACGTCACCCAGGACCTCGACGCGCTGGTCTGCTGGATGGCCGACGCGCCGCTGACCCCGCGGATGCGGCTGGCCGTCAAGCACACCACCCGCACGGTGCGCGCGATGGTCAAGGAGCTGCAGTACCGGCTGGACGTCAACACCCTGCACCGGGAGACCGATGCGACCGGCCTGGGCCTCAACGACATCGGCCGGGTGCGGCTGCGCACCACCCAGCCGCTGTTCGTCGACGACTACCACCGCAACCGGGTGACCGGCCGCTTCATCCTGATCGACGAGGCGACCAACGCGACCGTCGGCGCCGGGATGCTCACCCCCGCAGGGTGA
- the cysD gene encoding sulfate adenylyltransferase subunit CysD has protein sequence MSTADHRLTQLQTLEAESVHVIREVAAESERPVLLFSGGKDSIVMLELARKAFAPARIPFPVMHVDTGLNFPEVLEFRDKRVAELGVELVVASVPDAIAAGTVRQEPNGSRNRIQTPVLLDAVEQHGFTALFGGARRDEDKARAKERMFSFRDEFGQWDPKNQRPELWDLYNGRTHLGESIRVFPLSNWTELDIWGYIAQEEIAIPQLYLARDRDVVDRQGMLYAVNEFITPRDGEQVLRESVRYRTVGDANLTAAVRSTASSVEEVIAEIAVTRLTERGATRGDDKVSDAAMEDRKKEGYF, from the coding sequence GTGTCCACCGCCGACCACCGGCTCACCCAGCTGCAGACGCTGGAGGCCGAGTCCGTCCACGTGATCCGCGAGGTGGCCGCCGAGTCCGAGCGGCCGGTGCTGCTGTTCTCCGGCGGCAAGGACTCGATCGTCATGCTCGAGCTCGCCCGCAAGGCGTTCGCGCCCGCCCGCATCCCCTTCCCGGTGATGCACGTCGACACCGGGCTGAACTTCCCCGAGGTCCTGGAGTTCCGGGACAAGCGGGTCGCCGAGCTCGGCGTGGAGCTGGTCGTCGCCTCGGTCCCCGACGCCATCGCCGCCGGCACGGTGCGCCAGGAGCCGAACGGCTCGCGCAACCGGATCCAGACCCCGGTGCTGCTGGACGCCGTCGAGCAGCACGGCTTCACCGCCCTCTTCGGCGGCGCGCGGCGCGACGAGGACAAGGCGCGGGCCAAGGAGCGGATGTTCTCCTTCCGTGACGAGTTCGGCCAGTGGGACCCGAAGAACCAGCGCCCCGAGCTCTGGGACCTCTACAACGGCCGGACCCACCTCGGCGAGTCGATCCGGGTCTTCCCGCTGTCGAACTGGACCGAGCTGGACATCTGGGGCTACATCGCCCAGGAGGAGATCGCGATCCCGCAGCTGTACCTGGCCCGCGACCGGGACGTCGTGGACCGCCAGGGGATGCTCTACGCGGTCAACGAGTTCATCACGCCCCGGGACGGCGAGCAGGTGCTCCGGGAGAGCGTCCGGTACCGCACCGTGGGCGACGCCAACCTGACCGCGGCCGTCCGCTCGACGGCCAGCAGCGTCGAGGAGGTCATCGCCGAGATCGCGGTGACCCGGCTGACCGAGCGCGGCGCCACCCGCGGCGACGACAAGGTCAGCGACGCCGCCATGGAGGACCGCAAGAAGGAGGGCTACTTCTGA